From Sphingomonas sp. PAMC26645:
GTCACGCGGCCTCGATGTTGCGTGACAAACCATCTTATCATAGACAGCCCGTGCTGCGAAAAACGATGGCGTGGTCAACACCCCCATCGCGCACACGCCGGCTGATAGCTGGCTAGCGGCTCCATCAACGGCAACGCAGGCTTGACCTGCGCCGGCTAGGAGCGCGGACAAATGCGAGAAGACGTTACCATCATTGGCGCGGGCCTGGGCGGCTTGGTGCTCGCCGGCGCCTTGCATCGCAGCGGCATCGGGGTCGTCGTCTATGACGGCGAGCCGTCGCCGGACGAGCGGGCCCAGGGTGGCCTGCTCGACCTGCACGAACACAGCGGTCAGCAGGCACTGCATACGCTCGGACTGTACCATGCATTCCTGAAGCTAGTCCGGCCGGGCGAGGATGCCAAGCGGGTCGTCGACCGGCATGGCACGGTGTTGCTCGATCGACCGGGCAATGCCGCCACCGCTCGCCCCGAGGTGGACCGCGGTGACCTACGCCGGTTGCTGCTGAATGCCTTGCCGTCAGAGATCGTGCAGTGGGGCCGCAAGGTCGCGTCGGTGCAGGCTGTGGGACGTGGTCGCCACACGGTCGCATTCACCGACGGCTCCGTGGTCGAAACGATACTGCTGATCGGGGCCGATGGTGCCTGGTCGCGCGTACGCCCACTCGTGACCGACGCCCAGCCCGCCTATACCGGCACCTGCTTTGTCGAGCTTCACTTCGACGCGGACGATCCGCGCGCGGCCCCCGCCGCGGCGGTGATCGGGTCGGGCACGTTGATGGCGGTGGCGCCCGGCCAAGGCATCCTCGCGCACCGTAACGCCGACGGCAGCATCCACACCTATGTAGCTGTCAGTCAGCCCGAGAAGTGGCTGGCCATAGCCCTGCCGATCACGGCCGCCCAAATCGAGGTCTTGTTCGACGGCTGGTCGCGATCGCTACGTGCCCTGATCACCGACGGGGAGAAGGTCCCGGTTGTGCGCCCCATCTACGCGTTGCCGCCTTTGCTGACCTGGCCCCGCGTAAAAGGCGCGACGCTGCTGGGCGACGCCGCGCACCTCATGTCGCCGTTCGCGGGGGAAGGCGCCAATCTGGCAATGTTCGATGGAGCGGAACTCGCGCGTGCATTGATCGACCATCACGGCGATAACGAAAGGGCCCTAGCCATTTACGAGCATGACCTGTTCGCACGGAGCCAACCGATTGCACAGCTCAGTGCGAGAAACCTGTCCCGCTTCTTCGGATCGGACGCGCCGACCAGCGTCGTGGATTTATTCAGCATCTAATGAACGAATGGCGGAAGTCGGGAGGCGGGCAGGCCGTTCTGGATGGCCGCTAATGGTTCAGATCACGCACAGCGC
This genomic window contains:
- a CDS encoding NAD(P)/FAD-dependent oxidoreductase: MREDVTIIGAGLGGLVLAGALHRSGIGVVVYDGEPSPDERAQGGLLDLHEHSGQQALHTLGLYHAFLKLVRPGEDAKRVVDRHGTVLLDRPGNAATARPEVDRGDLRRLLLNALPSEIVQWGRKVASVQAVGRGRHTVAFTDGSVVETILLIGADGAWSRVRPLVTDAQPAYTGTCFVELHFDADDPRAAPAAAVIGSGTLMAVAPGQGILAHRNADGSIHTYVAVSQPEKWLAIALPITAAQIEVLFDGWSRSLRALITDGEKVPVVRPIYALPPLLTWPRVKGATLLGDAAHLMSPFAGEGANLAMFDGAELARALIDHHGDNERALAIYEHDLFARSQPIAQLSARNLSRFFGSDAPTSVVDLFSI